One Triticum dicoccoides isolate Atlit2015 ecotype Zavitan chromosome 5B, WEW_v2.0, whole genome shotgun sequence genomic window carries:
- the LOC119311351 gene encoding probable L-gulonolactone oxidase 1 encodes MSRVQKRAMESLLVVLSLGVLVQLAGCSPPPDPVMCTHGTSNCTITNTYGSFTDRTICRAAKVTYPRTEQELVAAVAAVASTKQKVRVATKHSHSIPKLACPGGDDGTIISTAQLNRTVRVDAAKRLMTVESGMLLRDLVEAAAAAGLSLPHSPYWHGLTIGGLLSTGAHGSSLWGKGGAAHEYVVGLRIVTPAPASQGFAVVRELGADHPDLDAAKVSLGVLGVISHVTLAMQPLFKRSVTLVKRDDSDFQEQVARWGHLHEYGDITWLPHEGKVIYRQDDRVDVSTPGNGLYDLPLFRISPTRDLIDARTAEERLQENGTDTARCEAAQQQAAASERLNIFTNDGVSFTGYPVVGYQHHIQASGTCLNSPEDGLLTSCAWDPRIQGSFFDNSGFSIPLSKAPAFVADMQRLRNLNPDLFCSSVDARIGVLLRYVKASSAYLGKPEDSIGVDIIFYRSHTEGMPRAHADVVDEIEQMALHKYGGIPHWGKSRNFAFDGAITKYPKVHEFLRVKDRYDPEGLFSNEWTNKVLGISGSPNIIKKRCAIEGLCVCSNNSHCAPEQGYFCRPGKVYKEARVCSFFKNY; translated from the coding sequence ATGTCACGAGTGCAAAAAAGAGCAATGGAAAGTTTGCTCGTGGTTCTCTCACTAGGAGTCCTCGTCCAGCTCGCCGGCTGCAGCCCTCCGCCGGACCCAGTGATGTGCACGCATGGCACGTCCAACTGCACCATCACCAACACGTACGGCTCCTTTACGGACCGCACCATCTGCCGCGCGGCCAAGGTCACCTACCCGCGGACCGAGCAGGAGCTCGTCGCGGCCGTGGCGGCCGTGGCGTCCACGAAACAGAAGGTGAGGGTGGCCACCAAGCACTCCCACAGCATTCCCAAGCTGGCGTGCCCCGGCGGCGACGACGGCACCATCATAAGCACGGCGCAGCTCAACCGGACGGTGCGCGTCGACGCAGCGAAGCGGCTCATGACGGTGGAGAGCGGCATGCTCCTCCGGGACCTGGTCGAGGCCGCTGCCGCCGCGGGGCTGTCCCTGCCGCACTCCCCGTACTGGCACGGCCTCACCATCGGGGGCCTCTTGAGCACGGGAGCGCACGGGAGCTCGCtgtgggggaagggaggcgccgcgCACGAGTACGTGGTCGGGCTGAGGATCGTAACTCCGGCGCCGGCGAGCCAGGGGTTCGCCGTGGTGAGGGAGCTCGGGGCTGACCACCCGGACCTGGACGCGGCGAAGGTCTCCCTTGGGGTTCTCGGCGTCATCTCTCATGTGACTCTGGCCATGCAGCCGTTGTTCAAGCGGTCAGTGACGCTCGTGAAGCGCGACGACTCGGACTTCCAGGAGCAGGTGGCTCGGTGGGGTCATCTTCATGAGTACGGCGACATAACGTGGCTGCCGCACGAGGGCAAGGTGATCTACCGCCAGGACGACCGCGTCGACGTCTCCACCCCGGGCAATGGCCTCTACGATTTGCCACTTTTCCGCATCAGCCCCACCCGCGACCTCATCGATGCAAGAACCGCCGAAGAGCGGCTGCAGGAGAATGGGACCGACACCGCCCGGTGCGAGGCGGCGCAGCAGCAGGCGGCCGCGTCGGAGCGGCTGAATATATTCACCAACGATGGCGTCTCCTTCACGGGGTACCCGGTGGTAGGGTACCAGCACCACATCCAGGCGTCCGGCACGTGCCTCAATAGCCCAGAGGATGGCCTCCTCACTTCCTGCGCCTGGGACCCGCGCATCCAAGGCTCCTTCTTCGACAACTCCGGCTTCAGCATCCCGCTGTCCAAGGCACCGGCATTCGTCGCCGACATGCAACGTCTCCGGAACCTCAATCCGGACTTGTTTTGTTCTTCCGTCGACGCCAGGATAGGCGTGCTCCTACGATATGTGAAGGCGTCATCCGCTTATCTTGGCAAGCCGGAGGACTCGATCGGTGTCGACATCATCTTTTACCGGAGCCATACCGAAGGCATGCCGCGTGCGCATGCCGATGTGGTGGACGAGATCGAGCAAATGGCGTTGCATAAGTACGGCGGCATCCCGCACTGGGGTAAGAGCCGTAATTTCGCCTTCGATGGTGCAATCACGAAGTACCCAAAAGTTCATGAGTTTCTTAGGGTGAAAGATAGGTACGACCCAGAGGGGCTCTTCTCCAACGAATGGACTAACAAGGTTCTCGGTATCAGTGGAAGTCCCAACATCATCAAAAAGCGTTGTGCCATTGAAGGACTTTGCGTCTGCTCCAACAACTCGCATTGTGCTCCGGAGCAAGGCTACTTCTGCAGGCCAGGGAAGGTGTATAAGGAAGCTCGTGTCTGCTCGTTCTTTAAGAATTATTAA